One segment of Tenrec ecaudatus isolate mTenEca1 chromosome 1, mTenEca1.hap1, whole genome shotgun sequence DNA contains the following:
- the SPATA45 gene encoding spermatogenesis-associated protein 45, translated as MLKDKNHILISLMECFNRATEIIKKLKASKQQLLEDYNELRDSNCLVERSNQVSLLRPQKRHFTNAYNLSNSIKTKEPAPDSGRSSWVQLSHLVHQEKKHFPQKNNAIFG; from the coding sequence GACAAGAATCACATATTGATTAGTCTAATGGAATGCTTTAACAGAGCCACTGAAATAATTAAAAAACtcaaagcaagcaagcaacaGCTCTTGGAGGACTATAATGAACTGCGTGACTCCAACTGCTTGGTGGAAAGAAGCAACCAAGTCAGCCTACTGAGACCTCAGAAACGGCATTTCACAAATGCATACAACTTGTCCAATTCTATCAAGACAAAGGAACCAGCTCCTGACAGTGGCAGGAGCTCCTGGGTCCAACTGAGTCACCTTGTTCACCAGGAGAAGAAGCACTTTCCACAAAAAA